TGTCCTACAAGGGGCTTGTTGTCATTTTCACTCAGCCTCATGTTGAAATCCTCAAGCAGCTACTTTTCCCCACCTCTCGACGTGATAGTTCACAATTTGTTACATGACCAAACCCTCTAGgttaatttatatataaaaacgCACACAAAGAGAAGCTAAGTATAAGGTAGAGGGACAAATACACGTTTTTATAGCTGTGTTAAACTTCACCCTTGTGATAGTGAGACCGTGAGTAAGTTCGCTGTTTCACTCTGCGAAGGGCTTCAACCACAACACAGTAAAATACATCTGTGCACAACTATTCCCCATTAACTTGACCAACGGTACCCTAAGTGCTTTCTAAATTAGTTCGATTAAATCAGCTAGTTTTTACCTTGTGGCGACAACGGTCGATTTTGGGGTTACACCCTGCAAAGTAATCATTTTAGTTGGTAAAAGACAACTGATCTACATGCCATATGCATAAACTGGGCGAACCAATCACTATGTATACATTATGTGTTGTGAAtgtgtttttgaatttttgaatttcagaAATATACCAAATAAAAGTCTATCCGctaattaaaaatacattcatacatacaaaaatgtgtgaaaacttTTTCGTCAACACAAGTAAAAGCTCATAGCAATTGCCATCGAACCCTATTTTAAACCTATTTTATCCAACATACATGCGCTGACAAACCTTTGCTGTCATAACGTAACAGGGCAATTAGACATCTACAATAAATTGGCACGAGGTCCTTGCAAAGTTATGAAGTTGTCGTGCATAAAGTATAACTTACTATGATTATTTTGGTGTGTTAGAAAAAAATAGCACACGTTTGACAGGTATGATAATTCATAAAAAAGCTTTTGTCCTGTTATGAAAAGATTGTCACATATTGAATTTCACGATACAATACTAAACAACGTTACTGCTAATATGCTTATCTCGGAATATTTATAACCGTAGTCTTATATTTAGAATCAAAACCCGCCTATTTTCGGGACAATGCTGTTTTTTTAATCCATCACCAGCCTGTCAGTATCAACAACTTCATGGTAAACAGCTCTGATCCCCTCCGATATAACGTCATGTTTACAAGTTACAAAGCTGTCCAATAGCCAACACACCGTTCGTAGATTTTCAACGACACCTTGTTACCTGCAAGAAAATTTAATTACCTGCCAAATGGTGGGGTGAGATTGGGAGACCTAACTGTAAGCACGGTTGAGGCTGAAAGCCCAGGGCTTGGCTCCCTTCTAGGGTAACCGGTACACCTTGTCACGTCGGTTGTAGCCGGACAAATAGACGAGTTTAACACTCAAACATTCTCTCACCTTAAATTGTGCTTTAACTGAACTAacttacaaatacaaatatatatatttaaatagaGAGGGGACGCTCTTTGTATGCCGTGGGTATAttatgtgaagaaaaaataaataggtGCATCCATACACATTTATATCTAAGCAGACGACCCAAAGATCACGTCCTTATTTAAAACGTCCAGACGAGTCGTCTATATCATATCTATAATGCgtattatatctatatatgcaaACACAGGAAGAATATGATTAAATTCCACACTaaaattaagattttattcTCAATATACAGTCATCTTATCGAAAATTgtatcctgcggatggtcgtgggtttcctctcaccataatgccggccgccatcgtataagtgaaatattctttcttgagtaaagcgtaaacaccaatcaaaaaaacaaaaaaacaaaaccgaaTGCCGTCATTTGCTTTCCTTAAGAAACTAATACATTTTATCTATAACAAAAATGTAGAATTTTTTGGTTTAAAAGTGTATACTTTCAGTTTAAGTACTTTGAATAGAAAGATCGTGATTCACTGCTTAAAAAAGTGAATTGTCTTCTGTTGAAAAACTGATGAATGTGACGTTAaatcttcaaataaataaataaataaataatcaaaggCAATACAGGCATGattctttcatttgatatttgTTAACTTGATTACAGTTTTACCATACTTCATGTATTGCGAAGTATGGAACAAAGCTGTAAGGGCATGGCCAGCCGCCCTGAACCAATTATCACCCCTCTGTAGTGGTCTTTGCAAAAGTTACTGTGCTGAACTCCCAAGTGCAACGTACTGCATGACTAGCAAGACACAGGCCTACAAATCACTGAGTTAATGGCAATAGGAGCGTCattgaccgcttattgtcaccaaggcctttACAAACCGCGAGAGCTGTAAAATGTACGAACTGCCAACGCCGGACTTGGAAAATCGTGAAACTCTTTGACTGACACTTAAACATCACTGTCTCATTAATAAACACTGGAATATAAGGTACCATGACATGactaaaacctttaaaaaaaacGAAGAAATGCAGTCACTTGAGATTTTCCCTTCATTAACCTTACCTTAAATTTGAAGTGAAAGACGCATATGTTTAGAAATAGTTTAGGCTTTATGATTATCATGCTTAAGAACGGTTATTAAAACAATTCATGACATCTATATACTTACATATCAATGGTGATTTTACGCCCGTCGTCAGTTATTATTACATTAACTACTGTCAAATCCAGCCATAAAGAGAATACAATGTTACCCGAGTTGGAATAAAAATGCGCAAGTAAGACATCGCGTGCAAATATCCACTTAGTTTTAATACTTTTAGCGGTTATGCTACACAATATTGACAACCTATACAATTTTCACAACTTTTTCGTTAATATATCTTATCTGTATGGAGTATATTGCTTAAAAAATCAGTTAGATATGTAGGTGTCCAAATGTTGGGTCACGTGTAATATCTGAGTCTCGAATGACGGATGCACCATCACAGCATGGATAGTATCCGAATGTTACAGGATGTGTTGTATTCAAATGTCGTATGAAGTGTATGGCATCCGAGTGTCAGATGAAGCGTAGTATTCAACTATCTGATGAAGTATGATATCCGAGTGTCAGATGACGCGTAGTATTCAACTATCTGATGAAGTGTATGATATCGTATTGTCAGATGACGCACAGTATCCATCTATCTGATGAACTGTATGACATCCGAGTGTCAGATGACGCGCAGTATTCAACTATCTGATGAAGTGTATGACATCCGAGTGTCAGATGACGCGCAGTATCCATCTATCTGATGAAGTGTATGATATGTGAATGTCGTATGGTGCGTAGTATTCAACTGTCGGATGTAGGGTATGATCTTCAAGTGTCAGATGACGCGTAGTATCCATCTATCTGTTGACGTGTATGATATCCGAGTGTCAGATGAGGCGTAGTATCCTACTGTCGGATGAAGTGTATGATTTGGGATTGTCTGATGACGCATGATATCCAACTGTCACatgaaaaaatgcaaagtgAACAGGCATCGCGGACTCATAGTCCACCATAAGAATAATTGGAATGCCAGATGATATGCTGTGTCTGAATATCAAATGGCGTGTATAGTAAACACGTGTGATATGCTAATATCCTAATGTCGGGCGGCGTGTAGAGTGAACACTGTTATACCCTATTATCCTAATGTCGGGCAGTCTGTACAGTGAACACTTGTAATATCCTAATGTCCTAATGTCGGGCGGTCTGTATAGTGAACACGTGTGATATGCTAATATCCTAATGTCGGGCGGTCTGTATAGTGAACACTTGTAATATCCTAATATCCTAATGTCGGGCGGTGTGTGTACTGAATGCGTGTAATATCCTAATATCCTAATGTCGAACGGCAAATATGGTGAACAGGTGTAATATCGTAATGTCAAACGGCGTACATGGGGAACACGTGTAATAATGAACAGGTATATTATCCCAATATcctgatatatgtgtatagtgAAGACGCGTAATATCCTAATATCCTAATGTCAAACAGCGTGTATGGTGAACACGTGTAATATCCTATGACGTACGGCGTGTACAATGAACACATGTAATATTCTAATATCCTAATGTTGAAcggcatgtatatttatttatttgtttcattggtgttttaggcagtactcaaaaatatttcacttatacgaccgcggccaacattatgttgggaggaaaccgggcagagcccggggaaacccacgaccatccgttaGTTGCAACGGGCGTGTATAGTGAACACGTGTAATATCCTAATGTCGAACGGCGTGTATAGTGAACACGTGTAATATCCCAGTGTCAAATGGTGTGTATGCTGAACACGTGGAATATCCTATGACGAACGGCGTGTATAGCGAACACGTGTAATATCCTAATGTCCTACTTTATTATTCTGAATATCGGATTTCACGCATTGGTTCCAAGAATTGCCCATATTCATgagaaaacacattttacacatggaGGTAATTTCATTTAAACGCTAGGATTCCAAATCGAACATAATTAGCAGAACATTGTGCAATCAATGCATGTGCATTCAAATTGGGTTTGTTTATTGATATTAATCACTTGTACAAAGCAAgaaattaatattatataaatatagaaaGAACCTTATATgcttacataaatgtatatagaaatataaATTATTGTCATATTACTTAAATTACCATTTCATCAACATGATGTTACAAGACATAAATTGTTCCtaaaagaaacaacaattttggCTGCTTACTGCAGCGAGTTTTACAAGAACCATTACATCCAACTGAGGCGTCGGTGGCTAAATCAGCAGAACCCCTGCAAGGTCAATCACGTGGCCTTGGTCGAAGGTTATGTGCTCTGTGGTTGTGAGAATATCTTAGAATTGCGGAAGTGCACGTGCACCCAGTTGGCATAGGTTCCAGTGCCATGGCATATTCGTAGCGTCCTGATGAACATCCCACCCTGCGAAGAACTCTGATGAAGTTAGGGATGGGTTTGCACTGGTTTTGGGTCCTCACATCACCCATGAACTCCAAACATTGCTCACAACTGCAAATCGCCTGTATTATTGTTCTTGGGTAcctgaaaaatatgaaatttttaataaatCGTGTTTATATAACAAATCTCGCTCACAAGTTACCACTAGATTAGTGTATTGCTAACATATATGCTGCTGTTTTGAATCATTACAAATCTCATGATAGAAATTAAGATAAGTTTTGATACAAAGTTATGGGGGAAGCTATCCATATagatattaattaataatttagtAATTCACTCTACGGtccaaaaatatgaaaataaaaacacgcTCATACAACAAGATACTCATTTACATGCTTTGGGAATGTAATATAAACGATAATTAATGGCCATCTCTATCCAATCGGTGCGCAATATGTAGGCATTACTAGGTCTCTGAGTACGAACACTACAGGTGAAGACACAAGTGTCTGTGGCTTAGGAGTAATAAAACAATACCATTGAAGATTCTCTAGGTTTGGCATATCAGATACAAAAGTATTTACAAATTACCTGTTGACGTCTGTGTTCCTCGCAAAATACCACGGGCACGTGGTCATGATCTGGTGATGGTGGTGGCGCAATGGCGCAGAACAAGATGTCCGGCCGTACTCTGGTTCCAGTTCAATGCTCACGAATTGGGGCGTTTTGTTTTGAATCTCTTCTAAAGTCTTCAGTTCGCCTGTTGGCAAATTGCGCTCTGGCGGCACGTTGAGAAAGGAGTCGTGTTTTGGATAAGAATTCAGGTTGGCTTTCATCTGATCAAGGTTTTCCGGCTCCTCACACCAATCCAGCTGTAGATTACCTTTTCCAAAGTGACTGGTGGTTAGCACAATAATCACTgttatctgaaacacaaaacaagcaTTTATTGTCGTCGTTTAGCCTTTAAAATAATCGTGGACAACCTCACCGAACTTTTTCGAAGGCATATTGTTATTGGCATAAATTATGTATGTGGCCATGttaataaacataaatttaagTAAATAAAGTTAAGTGCTAAGTATAAACCCCATAAATTGGAAATTGAGCAATTGTTAGTTATTTGGGTTAGATGAAAGAACTCCAGGTTATCCATTAGTGTAAGTATAAGTTAAATGTAATATTCAAAAGTTTATCTAGGCTTGGTTACAAGCAGTGCATTTGTTATTAGCTAAAAGCCTTGTTCTAAGAGTATTATGATATAACGGCTTCATATAATGCAAGCCTATCCACTTACCGTCAGCATTAGCGTCTTCATATTTGAATTTTGCACGGAGTGGATAAGTATATACTTAATAAATACACACTAAGTTGGGAAAGTCTGATCGAACTGAACAGCAACATGTGTGTCTgttaatttatatgtttatcTCTCCGGAAAAAAGGGATAAGGATAATTTCCTAAATGTTTTAAGGGCTTTCACTAAGTTGTCATCTAAAAATTTTCGCGGAAGAATTATGAATGcataataaatagaaaataaatgcaCGTGTTTGTATTGAGGTGATAGCTATTTGAGGACACCAACATGTGATCTCCAAATGATGTCAGAATAAATTAACTATAACATATTTCGCAAATACAACCAGTACATTCTTGAATTTACATTTCCGGCTGGGCGTCTGTAGATCTGT
Above is a window of Liolophura sinensis isolate JHLJ2023 chromosome 7, CUHK_Ljap_v2, whole genome shotgun sequence DNA encoding:
- the LOC135470977 gene encoding interleukin-17A-like, translated to MVGINYCAAFLNRTFNIPHNGSSSVNTTSWSQLHSLNKQIYRRPAGNITVIIVLTTSHFGKGNLQLDWCEEPENLDQMKANLNSYPKHDSFLNVPPERNLPTGELKTLEEIQNKTPQFVSIELEPEYGRTSCSAPLRHHHHQIMTTCPWYFARNTDVNRYPRTIIQAICSCEQCLEFMGDVRTQNQCKPIPNFIRVLRRVGCSSGRYEYAMALEPMPTGCTCTSAILRYSHNHRAHNLRPRPRD